One window of the Sebastes umbrosus isolate fSebUmb1 chromosome 1, fSebUmb1.pri, whole genome shotgun sequence genome contains the following:
- the LOC119482544 gene encoding uncharacterized protein LOC119482544 yields MESPLRDSSVEIEGWVRLWENLNGIPPADISWLKEDPERGLFTPVQLYKDITGLLKRRRVLKSDRMWFYPPEPPGYVGGALPTPQLFFRSRVFVWRPVGVWRYSLKCPRGDDCAGRGRNVHLYKSGYHTRVRHICDMSSWYSMLTEVLGCGPCIKAARSGEGGTVGRWMAWDPAILSQLSEAHQAMFPAILTSKRGVDKNVVRLLRDRTEGNTMVKVWRQIQENHVEEYLHRKDLYTTLLMTVAEPGGIVSAFSHTFQAPPPQRELPSARLLRHAFLLSEANNVQDYRNQILSTFGTVLKMDSTKKVVKKLSGEGHGSAEWFTSIGNEHSQIVSFVLTCEESTQKLEPMCRGVMERFRLANQSVPKILYVDRGCCRAQGPTSVETLFRPWVDNGMVVRLDIFHWIHRFDAAIRTESHCKYAVFKSALAGAVLAYNRTDLELLIKAVRAKDPATMKSVSDKDVIRLYISREQLKHHVRRVTLGAQETFRLIQQAIEELKGPAGLDESGVSLFKSPEAIDEMWAGQQRHLECIQDPPDMNMYRVARTTTINNVDVPYYKGLRGSNSLEGFHKSLPHMIPGPHCAARPYQVYLISGIARWNSDRSSDAVFGGKGRHHRTYSAPLIDRLNTRCRRLFGEAVEENFRAPADVPSNELLGLEYLFSQSTGQSGTFSLRDLVNDGPDPDEEVVQPGQPDPDPEADEAYQSDVEAHDNVLDAIVPHITLTSEETSTVQPPAFEDACSPNPLPGFQKLEKFCSVLVDIGLTEDKLSLSTEQRNKVLEVWNAVEEHDKQPQQFNQLYRTHWGNTLYCRTKRDDLVDAAVIQRVKMAKRYAPAQQDISAQHNRLMYTLVKLLWLRSPQGSRISPEKATILKAYERIQHRILVEDQVLCKAGIPLPKINIKTVRDFIRCQERLLNLRATKQPTGLITKLTSISSADLPPAPHQPAILAPPDYPLMEYVPTPSTAGTKVLKGRTDMIVPLSRPQPPLPPVLLPPPVRKTPATSTITRPVPSLSASTATAGIAGPSTRPIMPAGLTTSVRPAPSIMPAGPTTSTAAAAHDCRPSSWSRSTQYKRKGKEQPIGLAEKMSRVQNFPVCACCGQPTQGHKKYKKKTFCPVKLMSTSKGLDNRVYDSYEHFTSVVDKL; encoded by the exons ATGGAATCACCTCTGAGAGACTCCTCT GTGGAGATAGAGGGTTGGGTACGTCTGTGGGAAAACCTCAATGGCATCCCACCTGCTGACATTTCCTGGCTCAAAGAGGACCCAGAAAGAGGGCTGTTCACCCCCGTTCAACTCTACAAGGACATCACTGGTCTGTTGAAGAGGCGACGGGTGTTGAAATCTGACCGCATGTGGTTTTACCCACCAGAACCTCCTGGCTATGTTGGAGGTGCTCTGCCAACTCCACAGCTCTTTTTTCGGAGCCGCGTCTTTGTGTGGCGCCCCGTTGGAGTGTGGAGGTACTCCCTGAAGTGTCCTCGAGGTGATGACTGTGCTGGTAGAGGACGGAATGTGCACCTCTACAAGTCTGGCTACCACACCCGG GTACGTCACATCTGTGATATGTCCAGCTGGTACTCAATGCTCACAGAGGTCCTGGGCTGTGGGCCATGTATAAAGGCAGCCAGGAGCGGAGAAGGTGGAACGGTGGGCCGGTGGATGGCGTGGGATCCCGCTATTTTATCGCAACTTAGCGAGGCTCATCAAGCTATGTTCCCTGCCATCCTCACCAGCAA GCGTGGCGTGGATAAGAATGTTGTGCGCCTTCTGAGGGACCGGACCGAAGGGAACACAATGGTCAAGGTGTGGCGTCAGATACAGGAGAATCACGTTGAGGAGTACCTTCACCGTAAGGACCTGTACACCACACTCCTCATGACCGTAGCGGAGCCCGGCGGGATCGTCTCTGCATTCAGTCACACATTCCAGGCTCCACCTCCTCAAAGAGAGCTTCCCTCTGCACGGCTCCTGCGCCACGCCTTCCTGCTGTCAGAAGCCAACAATGTGCAGGATTACCGGAACCAGATCCTCTCCACCTTTGGCACTGTGCTGAAAATGGATTCCACCAAGAAA gtggtGAAGAAGCTGTCTGGGGAGGGTCATGGCTCAGCTGAGTGGTTCACCAGCATCGGGAACGAGCACTCACAAATAGTTTCATTTGTGCTGACCTGTGAGGAGTCCACTCAGAAGCTGGAACCGATGTGCCGTGGAGTCATGGAAAGGTTCCGGCTGGCCAATCAATCTGTCCCCAAGATCTTGTATGTGGACAGGGGATGTTGCCGTGCACAGGGCCCAACATCAGTGGAGACTTTGTTCCGGCCTTGGGTGGACAATGGGATGGTTGTGCGTCTGGACATCTTCCACTGGATCCACCGGTTTGACGCAGCCATACGCACAGAGTCTCACTGCAAGTACGCTGTGTTCAAGTCTGCTCTAGCTGGGGCAGTGCTGGCCTACAACCGCACAGACCTGGAGCTGCTCATCAAGGCAGTCAGAGCCAAGGATCCGGCAACGATGAAGTCGGTCTCAGACAAAGACGTTATCCGCCTCTACATTTCCAGGGAGCAGCTCAAACACCATGTGCGGAGGGTCACACTTGGGGCTCAGGAAACCTTCCGGCTCATCCAGCAGGCCATCGAGGAGCTGAAAGGTCCCGCCGGGCTGGACGAGAGTGGAGTGAGCTTGTTCAAATCACCTG AGGCCATTGATGAGATGTGGGCAggccagcagagacacctggaGTGCATCCAGGATCCACCAGACATGAATATGTATCGGGTGGCGCGTACCACAACCATCAACAATGTGGACGTGCCCTACTACAAAGGTCTGCGTGGAAGCAACAGCCTGGAAGGATTCCACAAATCTCTGCCGCACATGATTCCGG GTCCCCACTGTGCAGCACGGCCCTATCAGGTTTACCTGATAAGTGGCATTGCACGGTGGAACTCCGACAGGAGCTCAGATGCCGTGTTTGGTGGCAAAGGACGGCACCACAGGACCTACTCTGCCCCGCTGATTGACCGCCTCAACACCCGTTGTCGGCGGCTGTTCGGAGAGGCAGTGGAGGAGAATTTCCGGGCCCCTGCTGATGTCCCTTCCAACGAGCTGCTCGGGTTGGAGTACCTGTTCAGCCAGAGCACGGGTCAATCTGGAACCTTCTCTCTTCGGGACTTGGTCAACGAtggacctgatccagatgaggAGGTGGTTCAGCCTGGGCAGCCCGATCCAGATCCCGAGGCAGACGAGGCGTACCAGAGCGATGTGGAGGCACATGACAACGTGCTGGATGCCATCGTGCCCCACATTACACTCACCAGCGAAGAAACCTCCACTGTTCAACCTCCGGCCTTT GAGGATGCCTGCAGTCCAAACCCTCTTCCTGGCTTTCAGAAGTTGGAAAAGTTCTGCTCTGTGTTGGTGGACATTGGCCTGACAGAGGACAAGCTGTCCCTTTCCACTGAGCAGAGGAACAAGGTCCTGGAAGTCTGGAATGCAGTGGAGGAGCATGACAAGCAGCCGCAGCAGTTCAATCAGCTCTACAGAACACACTGGGGCAACACCCTCTACTGCCGCACAAAGAGGGATGATCTTGTTGATGCTGCTGTGATACAGAGGGTAAAGATGGCCAAGCGCTACGCACCAGCACAACAGGACATCAGTGCTCAGCACAACAGGCTGATGTACACGCTGGTGAAACTGTTGTGGTTGCGCTCACCTCAAGGGTCTCGCATCAGTCCTGAAAAGGCTACCATATTGAAGGCCTACGAGAGAATTCAGCATCGGATTTTGGTGGAGGATCAAGTCCTGTGCAAAGCAGGCATTCCTCTGCCAAAAATCAACATCAAGACAGTGCGGGACTTCATCCGTTGTCAAGAGCGCCTCCTCAACCTGCGTGCCACAAAACAGCCCACCGGCCTCATCACAAAGCTCACCTCCATCTCATCTGCAGACCTCCCTCCAGCACCACACCAGCCAGCCATCCTCGCTCCACCAGACTACCCTCTGATGGAGTATGTGCCCACACCCAGCACGGCAGGGACAAAGGTGCTAAAGGGAAGGACGGACATGATCGTGCCACTCTCCCGGCCTCAACCACCACTGCCACCTGTGCTGTTGCCACCGCCGGTCAGAAAAACCCCTGCCACCTCTACCATTACCAGACCTGTGCCCTCCCTCTCTGCATCCACAGCAACCGCAGGCATTGCTGGCCCATCCACACGGCCCATAATGCCTGCTGGTCTGACGACATCAGTTCGTCCAGCTCCGTCAATAATGCCTGCTGGTCCTACTACatcaactgctgctgctgcacatgaCTGCCGTCCTTCATCCTGGTCGAGATCTACGCAGTACAAGCGTAAGGGGAAGGAGCAGCCCATAGGACTAGCAGAGAAAATGTCACGGGTGCAAAATTTCCCTGTCTGTGCATGCTGTGGCCAACCAACACAGGGacataaaaagtacaaaaaaaagactttctgCCCTGTAAAACTGATGTCCACATCGAAAGGTCTGGACAACAGAGTGTACGACAGCTACGAACACTTCACCTCTGTTGTGGACAAGTTATGA
- the LOC119482607 gene encoding titin-like — MATPVIQINNPDAPKDRQQAVVIATKEARCYREKKLVFPNPPQELLNQTTALAHAERLLRAEGIPAPSRQQCLGKLVLPFGQYLNAPFYWLVANDVGYMKYMLDKHREEVTNPQRKGQLGNQWVKDHLTEYAESFPQVSALLEANIDRCIYGQRGFEHHTFQEMWELYSQYHTQKDRPEQFSAEQREVMKKAYSSVRRWQNTPVTHILSVQMKRFKKYIKEKEQQLQASTSQQASTSQQASTSQFDPSSWPGDDAELVAASQAVEGNHHPVSGGSSPKPLSSSPKLPEAAVRPKLPEAAVQQSKLPEAAVQQSKLPEAAVQQSKLPEAAVRPKLPEAAVQQSKLPEAAVQQSKLPKAAVQQPKLPEAAVQQSKLPKAAVQQPTLPEAAVQQSKLPEAAVRPKLPEAAVQQSKLPKGAVQQSKLPEAAVQQPKLPEAAVQQVQAARRRRPAEAA; from the exons ATGGCGACCCCAGTCATCCAGATCAACAACCCAGATGCCCCCAAGGATCGCCAACAGGCTGTGGTGATCGCGACCAAAGAGGCCCGGTGCTATCGGGAGAAGAAGCTGGTGTTCCCCAACCCTCCACAGGAGCTGCTCAACCAGACCACCGCTTTGGCACACGCAGAGAGGCTCCTTCGAGCAGAGGGCATCCCCGCGCCATCGCGTCAGCAGTGCCTCGGAAAGCTGGTGTTGCCGTTCGGCCAGTATCTGAATGCCCCATTTTACTGGCTTGTGGCAAATGATGTGGGCTACATGAAGTA CATGCTTGACAAGCACAGAGAAGAGGTGACAAACCCACAAAGAAAGGGACAGTTGGGGAACCAGTGGGTGAAAGACCACCTCACTGAATATGCAGAGAGCTTCCCACAAGTCTCCGCTCTCCTCGAGGCCAACATCGACAGGTGTATCTACGGCCAGAGAGGATTTGAGCATCACACCTTTCAGGAGATGTGGGAACTCTACAGCCAGTACCACACCCAGAAGGACAGGCCTGAGCAATTCAGTGCTGAGCAGAGGGAGGTGATGAAGAAGGCCTACAGCTCTGTGAGGAGGTGGCAGAACACACCGGTCACCCACATCTTGAGTGTGCAGATGAAGCGCTTCAAGAAATATATAAAGGAGAAGGAGCAA CAACTGCAGGCAAGCACCTCCCAGCAGGCAAGCACCTCCCAGCAGGCAAGCACCTCCCAGTTCGACCCCTCATCATGGCCAGGCGATGACGCTGAACTGGTAGCCGCAAGCCAGGCAGTTGAAGGTAA TCACCATCCGGTGTCCGGTGGAAGCAGCCCGAAGCCGCTGTCCAGCAGTCCGAAGCTGCCCGAGGCCGCTGTCCGACCGAAGCTGCCCGAGGCCGCTGTCCAGCAGTCCAAGCTGCCCGAGGCCGCTGTCCAGCAGTCCAAGCTGCCTGAGGCCGCTGTCCAGCAGTCCAAGCTGCCCGAGGCCGCCGTCCGACCGAAGCTGCCCGAGGCCGCTGTCCAGCAGTCCAAGCTGCCTGAGGCCGCTGTCCAGCAGTCCAAGCTGCCCAAGGCCGCTGTCCAGCAGCCCAAGCTGCCTGAGGCCGCTGTCCAGCAGTCCAAGCTGCCCAAGGCCGCTGTCCAGCAGCCCACGCTGCCTGAGGCCGCTGTCCAGCAGTCCAAGCTGCCCGAGGCCGCCGTCCGACCGAAGCTGCCCGAGGCCGCTGTCCAGCAGTCCAAGCTGCCCAAGGGCGCTGTCCAGCAGTCCAAGCTGCCCGAGGCCGCTGTCCAGCAGCCCAAGCTGCCTGAGGCCGCTGTCCAGCAAGTCCAAGCTGCCCGACGCCGCCGTCCGGCCGAAGCGGCCTGA